GGAAAATCCGTAATGCATACGCTTACTATTAATGAATATTCCGTTACCTCGTTCAATCAAAACAATTTCTCCATTTACAAAATACTCCATCTCCCCATCTAGCACTAAAATAAATTCCAAGTCCTGATGCCAATGGCATGCTGCTGCATATTTATCGAAATGATTCAGTGATCCTTTTCGAACGTACAGCGGAAAATCAGGAAGATTATAATTTAGTTCTTCAGATAAATCGGAGAATACTTCCAGTTCAACACTCACAACTACAGCTCCCTTAAACCAAATACGATTTTAATAGAATTATATTTGATTTCGGTGGTTAGGACTACAAGGAAATTATACAATTTTGATATTGCACGACAATAATACAGAATCCAAAAGATTTTATAAGGAGCCAGAAAGATGACGATGAGAGAACGTATTGCCTCCGGTAAACTATTTACTGATTATTGTGAAGGACTGCCTGAAGACAGAGTAAAGGCGAAAAGAAGAATGCATGCCTTTAATTTAACGACGCCAGATGATCTAGATAAGCGTACACAACTCATTCAAGAAATATTTGGAAAAGAAACGAAGGCGTGGATCGAGCCACCTTTTTATTTTTGCTATGGTACAAACATTGAGATTGGAGATGGGACGTACATTAATTTTAATTGTAATTTTGTTGACGACACTAAAATTATTATTGGAAAAAATGTTATGTTCGGTCCTGCTGTAACCATTGCTACAGTAGGACATCCAATCCATCCGGATTACAGAGGATATATGTATGCTGAACCAGTGGAAATTGAGAACAATTGTTGGATTGGGGCGAATGTTACAATTTGTCCTGGAGTCACGATTGGTGAAAATACTGTCATTGGTGCCGGCAGTGTTGTAACAAAAGATATTCCGGCTAACTCCATTGCTGTTGGCAATCCATGCAGGGTGATGCGCACCATTAATGAACACGACCTAAAATACTATTACAAGGACAAAGAGATCACTGAGGAAGATCTGGATGAAGAAGCGCGCTTGAGATGAGAGATAAGCAATTCAATCGCCAATTGCTTAATTTGGTCATTCCGATTGCTTTACAAAACCTCATTTCATCGTT
This Paenibacillus sp. FSL R5-0345 DNA region includes the following protein-coding sequences:
- a CDS encoding DapH/DapD/GlmU-related protein, coding for MTMRERIASGKLFTDYCEGLPEDRVKAKRRMHAFNLTTPDDLDKRTQLIQEIFGKETKAWIEPPFYFCYGTNIEIGDGTYINFNCNFVDDTKIIIGKNVMFGPAVTIATVGHPIHPDYRGYMYAEPVEIENNCWIGANVTICPGVTIGENTVIGAGSVVTKDIPANSIAVGNPCRVMRTINEHDLKYYYKDKEITEEDLDEEARLR